Proteins from a genomic interval of Rubinisphaera italica:
- the dnaE gene encoding DNA polymerase III subunit alpha, whose protein sequence is MIDLSAETRPFAHLHCHSHYSLLDGANRIPAMLEKVKANGMNSLAITDHGNLFGALEFYQKCRGADVNPIIGYEAYIAPGKRTDRSASRMKEASFHLTLLAQNKVGFHNLIKLASAAYLEGFYYKPRIDKELLEKYNEGIICLSGCASSELSHYLLTDNNEQAESLIRWYEKVFGDRVYLEIQDSGVQIQKDCMDRTIDLANQFGFPLVATNDAHYLNQGDAPAHEILLCVNTRTTMQNERRMKLDSCEFHLRTPEEMYKAFPHCPDAVSRSQEIADRCDIQLDLTARHFPVFEPPPGKTDVTYLRELCMKGIQWRYGDNPDQVFLDRLETELGVIEKMGYSSYFLIVWDFARFAREKGIPCTARGSACGAIVAYLLGLSDVCPIEYDLLFERFLDPSRSEAPDIDIDFCRDRRQWVIDFVKEKYGEDSVAQIGTFGTLKAKAALRDVGRALDVPLHRVNEIAKMIPEQLGIKLKDALASTAELREQYEQDRMIREMIDFAIALEGLSRNVGTHAAGVVIGDKPLDEYIPLQRITGKTDIITQWTDVETAGLLKMDFLGLRNLSILDKAVHNVQMNYPDFDMRPIDFPLDDKETFALLQRGETKGIFQLESGGMRDLLTKMKPDKFADIIATSALYRPGPLEGGMVMTYVEVKHGRQPVPKVHPLVDEVLAETYGVMVYQEQVMRILNRVGGIELSAAYRCIKAISKKKLEIISVNHEKFIEGAQERDMTKEMAQELWELIEKFAGYGFNKSHSTAYGAIAYQTAYLKAHYPKEFMAALLSCGMESSERMAEHTDDCRRMKIEIMPPDLNMSDVEFKVVGDTVAFGMGAIKGVGEGAVGEIVKEREANGPFKNIFDLCERVDPKALTKGVLETLIRGGALDSFGPNREQHTMCIEMAMQMAARKHRDKARGQKSLFGGGASAAAEEEALEASIPDAPDWTHSQKLNFEKEVYGFYLTSHPLTEYADQLAPLCSHNTSDLAEIDDGTEVLIGGMISAIKKATTKKPSRNGNSRYVNFDLEDAHGVVRCIMWPDDYSRYQEMVVAEEICIIAGRVDRRGREPNIIINKLMTIEAAEKQNTQHLALKFQHGFHTPADMQQVRRILERSPGNTSVVIVVETPDEQNHEYMTRTTMSSPTLTVTVTNSMREELNQVLGESFYRVHVSVPKRSKQNGS, encoded by the coding sequence ATGATCGATCTTTCTGCTGAAACCCGCCCATTTGCTCACCTGCACTGCCACAGTCATTACAGTCTGCTCGATGGTGCGAACCGTATTCCAGCGATGCTCGAAAAGGTGAAAGCCAATGGGATGAATTCCCTGGCGATCACCGATCACGGCAACCTGTTTGGAGCCCTTGAGTTTTATCAGAAATGTCGCGGAGCAGACGTCAATCCGATCATCGGCTATGAAGCCTACATCGCTCCCGGAAAACGCACCGACCGCAGTGCCAGCCGCATGAAAGAGGCGAGCTTTCATCTGACTTTGCTCGCTCAGAATAAAGTCGGTTTCCACAACCTGATCAAACTCGCCTCGGCTGCCTACCTCGAAGGATTTTACTACAAGCCACGTATTGATAAGGAACTGCTCGAAAAATATAACGAAGGAATCATCTGTCTGTCGGGCTGTGCTTCTAGCGAGTTGTCTCACTACCTATTGACCGATAATAATGAGCAGGCGGAATCGTTAATTCGCTGGTATGAGAAAGTCTTCGGCGACCGCGTTTATCTGGAAATTCAGGATTCCGGCGTTCAGATTCAAAAGGATTGCATGGATCGCACGATCGATCTGGCGAATCAGTTTGGCTTTCCGCTCGTCGCTACGAACGATGCCCACTATCTCAATCAGGGCGATGCCCCTGCTCACGAAATTCTGCTCTGTGTGAATACCCGCACGACCATGCAGAATGAACGCCGCATGAAACTCGACAGTTGCGAATTTCATCTGCGAACTCCCGAAGAAATGTACAAGGCGTTTCCGCATTGCCCGGATGCCGTCTCCCGCAGTCAGGAAATCGCTGACCGCTGTGATATCCAGCTCGATCTAACCGCCCGCCACTTCCCGGTCTTCGAGCCGCCGCCGGGGAAGACGGATGTCACGTACCTGCGTGAACTCTGCATGAAGGGAATTCAGTGGCGATACGGCGACAATCCGGATCAGGTCTTTCTCGATCGACTGGAAACGGAACTTGGCGTCATCGAGAAGATGGGCTACAGCAGTTACTTCCTGATCGTCTGGGACTTTGCCCGCTTCGCGCGTGAAAAAGGTATTCCCTGCACCGCTCGTGGTTCTGCCTGTGGGGCGATTGTCGCCTATCTACTCGGGTTGAGTGATGTCTGCCCGATTGAATACGACCTGCTGTTCGAGCGATTTCTCGATCCGAGTCGTTCGGAGGCGCCCGATATCGATATCGACTTCTGCCGCGACCGTCGGCAGTGGGTGATCGATTTCGTCAAAGAAAAATACGGTGAAGACAGCGTTGCTCAGATTGGCACATTCGGAACGCTGAAAGCAAAAGCGGCTCTGCGAGATGTCGGTCGGGCCTTGGATGTGCCGCTGCATCGGGTGAATGAAATCGCCAAAATGATTCCCGAACAACTGGGAATCAAGCTCAAAGATGCCCTCGCTTCAACGGCGGAGCTGAGGGAACAGTATGAACAGGATCGCATGATCCGCGAGATGATTGACTTCGCGATCGCTCTCGAAGGACTATCTCGTAACGTCGGAACCCATGCCGCTGGTGTTGTGATTGGCGATAAGCCGCTCGATGAATATATTCCCCTGCAACGCATCACCGGTAAGACGGATATCATCACTCAGTGGACCGATGTCGAAACTGCCGGCCTGCTCAAAATGGACTTCCTCGGTCTTCGAAACCTGTCGATTCTGGATAAGGCTGTCCATAATGTGCAGATGAATTATCCCGACTTCGACATGCGGCCAATCGACTTTCCGCTTGATGACAAGGAAACGTTTGCCTTATTACAGCGAGGTGAGACAAAGGGAATCTTCCAGCTTGAGTCGGGCGGTATGCGGGATCTGCTCACGAAGATGAAGCCGGATAAGTTTGCCGATATCATCGCGACCTCTGCCCTGTACCGTCCTGGTCCTCTCGAAGGGGGCATGGTGATGACGTATGTTGAAGTGAAGCATGGTCGTCAGCCTGTGCCAAAAGTGCATCCGCTGGTCGATGAAGTGCTCGCCGAAACTTACGGCGTGATGGTTTACCAGGAACAGGTGATGCGGATTTTGAACCGCGTCGGAGGCATCGAACTTTCTGCTGCGTATCGCTGTATTAAGGCGATCAGTAAGAAGAAGCTCGAAATCATTTCGGTCAATCATGAAAAATTCATCGAGGGTGCCCAGGAACGGGACATGACCAAGGAAATGGCCCAGGAACTGTGGGAACTGATTGAGAAGTTCGCCGGGTATGGTTTTAACAAATCGCACAGTACTGCTTATGGAGCAATTGCCTATCAGACGGCTTACCTGAAAGCACACTATCCGAAAGAGTTTATGGCTGCTTTGCTTTCCTGCGGAATGGAAAGTTCCGAGCGAATGGCTGAGCATACCGACGATTGTCGTCGCATGAAAATCGAAATCATGCCGCCCGATTTGAATATGTCGGATGTCGAATTCAAAGTCGTTGGCGATACTGTCGCCTTCGGGATGGGAGCCATCAAAGGGGTTGGTGAGGGAGCAGTTGGTGAAATCGTCAAAGAACGGGAAGCGAACGGACCATTCAAAAACATTTTCGATTTGTGCGAACGTGTCGATCCGAAGGCCCTTACGAAGGGAGTGCTCGAAACTCTGATTCGCGGCGGGGCTCTCGACAGCTTCGGACCAAACCGTGAGCAGCATACGATGTGCATCGAAATGGCGATGCAAATGGCTGCAAGGAAACATCGCGATAAAGCCCGTGGCCAAAAGAGTCTGTTTGGCGGAGGAGCTTCTGCCGCTGCTGAGGAAGAAGCATTGGAAGCCAGCATTCCAGACGCTCCCGACTGGACGCATAGTCAGAAGCTGAACTTCGAGAAAGAAGTTTATGGGTTTTATCTGACCTCTCATCCGCTGACTGAATACGCCGATCAACTGGCCCCACTCTGCTCACATAATACGTCTGACCTGGCGGAAATTGATGATGGAACCGAAGTGCTGATCGGCGGAATGATCTCGGCGATCAAAAAAGCGACGACAAAGAAACCGTCACGCAATGGAAATAGCCGATATGTGAACTTCGATCTCGAAGATGCTCACGGCGTGGTCCGCTGTATTATGTGGCCGGATGATTATTCGCGGTATCAGGAGATGGTCGTCGCCGAAGAAATCTGCATCATTGCCGGACGGGTCGATCGGCGTGGTCGCGAGCCGAATATCATTATCAATAAACTGATGACGATTGAGGCAGCCGAAAAGCAGAACACGCAGCATCTGGCCCTCAAATTCCAGCACGGCTTTCACACCCCAGCCGACATGCAGCAGGTCCGACGCATTCTGGAGCGTTCACCCGGCAACACAAGTGTGGTCATTGTGGTGGAAACTCCTGACGAACAAAATCATGAATATATGACACGCACAACCATGTCTTCACCGACGCTGACCGTGACCGTGACGAATTCAATGCGTGAGGAACTTAATCAGGTTCTGGGAGAATCGTTTTACCGAGTGCATGTTTCCGTGCCAAAGCGTTCGAAACAGAACGGTTCGTGA
- a CDS encoding tetratricopeptide repeat protein — MSRQVQLLLEKRKFDQARETCQSFLVQSSKSDVEKVLPRLEAISNLILIATQTKQEVSLDWAMGTLKTEVDSLLQNHSKAPIREEYCRQLILLSENLGRSRLWPAVKSISRLLTRNLIEDTPSSQGLRIRALNNLGSALLAENRIEDAAHVWQCAINDYDTKTPNNNPAPISTLHNNLAELRRLQCRMLEARYHHRRALELRRMCFANTDQLIRQSQYNLSQILIECLEYTHAAEQIDDYLNSFAEDSQGSVEYLRGKVFQCRLLMDQGQYHSADAQINHLARDLNGNTTIPGRLKVELHLHRLEIAILLGKDNVINSEMKRLPEMLAEFELTGSIYDGRFRYLLGRTPTTIDLSPLDNNREVHLQAAMQILHKRLVRNHPLVANTIFTLADHFQQTHRGQRGVQSANGALELYIQTFSEGSLPVAYAMTRQAKVVCAQKHFKMTRKLIRNALNITREYVSVPSLTLLECYDLLSQAYEGLGKDRLASYFAAAAARQIQQTLEFPAAMEDFYVDRALQLAEDIGHDPRTIALLNRRIVLIGEQHHADHPFVAEAMEKLGRIYARQNNYSEAARCLSKALPIRCSELGEESPVAVELMQLTADVCREAGQVDHAEELEGQIQQLSDKASHVLSDLL; from the coding sequence TTGTCACGACAGGTCCAACTGCTACTTGAAAAACGTAAGTTCGACCAGGCCCGCGAAACTTGCCAGAGTTTTCTCGTCCAGTCTTCAAAATCCGATGTCGAGAAAGTTCTGCCCCGGCTCGAAGCGATCAGCAATCTGATACTGATCGCGACCCAAACCAAACAGGAGGTCAGTCTCGACTGGGCAATGGGAACATTAAAAACGGAAGTCGATTCCCTGCTGCAAAACCACAGCAAAGCCCCGATTCGTGAAGAATATTGTCGTCAACTGATATTATTGAGTGAAAACCTGGGACGTTCACGTTTATGGCCGGCCGTCAAGTCGATCAGCCGACTGCTTACACGAAACCTGATTGAGGACACTCCGTCTTCTCAAGGGTTGCGAATTCGTGCATTGAATAATCTGGGCTCTGCTCTGCTTGCGGAAAATCGAATTGAAGATGCTGCCCATGTCTGGCAATGCGCAATCAACGATTATGACACCAAGACTCCAAACAACAATCCTGCGCCAATCTCGACATTGCATAACAATCTGGCGGAATTACGTCGTTTGCAATGCCGAATGCTCGAAGCCCGATATCATCACCGTCGAGCTCTGGAACTGCGTCGGATGTGCTTTGCAAATACCGATCAACTGATTCGGCAATCACAATATAATCTGTCTCAGATTTTGATTGAATGCCTTGAATACACCCATGCAGCCGAGCAGATTGATGATTACCTGAATTCCTTTGCAGAAGACTCGCAAGGCTCGGTTGAGTATCTGAGGGGAAAAGTTTTTCAGTGCCGTCTCCTCATGGATCAAGGGCAATATCACTCTGCAGATGCTCAAATTAATCATCTGGCTCGTGACCTGAATGGGAATACAACAATCCCCGGCCGTTTAAAAGTTGAGCTCCATTTACATCGACTTGAAATTGCGATTCTGCTGGGGAAAGACAATGTCATCAACAGCGAAATGAAGCGTCTCCCCGAGATGCTTGCAGAATTCGAGCTGACAGGCAGTATTTACGATGGACGGTTTCGATATCTGCTCGGTCGCACGCCAACAACGATCGATTTATCTCCCCTGGATAATAATCGAGAAGTCCACTTGCAGGCTGCAATGCAGATTCTGCATAAGCGACTCGTCCGCAACCATCCGCTGGTTGCAAATACCATTTTCACTCTGGCGGACCATTTTCAACAAACTCACCGTGGGCAACGGGGCGTTCAATCCGCTAATGGGGCGTTGGAGTTATACATCCAGACGTTTTCTGAAGGATCATTACCAGTTGCCTATGCGATGACCCGACAGGCGAAAGTCGTTTGTGCCCAGAAACATTTTAAAATGACGCGCAAGCTCATTCGCAATGCGCTGAACATTACTCGGGAATACGTTTCTGTTCCTTCCTTAACATTACTCGAATGCTACGATTTGTTATCTCAAGCTTACGAAGGTCTGGGTAAAGATCGACTGGCTTCTTATTTTGCCGCAGCCGCTGCTCGTCAAATTCAGCAAACGCTGGAATTCCCGGCGGCGATGGAAGATTTCTATGTCGATCGCGCCTTGCAACTGGCCGAAGACATCGGTCACGATCCCCGTACGATTGCGTTACTGAATCGACGGATTGTATTAATCGGCGAACAGCATCACGCAGACCATCCATTCGTTGCCGAAGCGATGGAAAAGTTGGGACGGATCTACGCTCGGCAAAATAATTACTCCGAGGCCGCTCGGTGCCTGTCTAAAGCGCTGCCAATTCGCTGCTCTGAACTCGGCGAAGAATCCCCAGTTGCAGTGGAACTGATGCAACTCACAGCAGATGTCTGCCGGGAAGCTGGTCAGGTTGATCATGCCGAGGAACTCGAAGGCCAAATTCAACAACTCTCCGACAAAGCCTCACACGTGCTCAGCGATTTGCTGTAG
- the galT gene encoding galactose-1-phosphate uridylyltransferase — translation MTEDVSTPSAEHHEVRYDPIHGWPVIFAPPRAKRPNSILSPTAQSIPDSNPFAEHNEYLTTRESYADRQPDTKPNTPGWHVRIIPNKYPVLSAPAGELIDEELRTRNEATGCHEVIVESPHPVANVCDLSDDQFLRIFLSYRARLKVIANEQRYAHVTIFKNQGRAAGASQPHVHSQLMATSFVPPMVSTEVEYSRRYQLHMGCSYFQELIKQEIQLGTRIVLQTDAFSVFCPYASRFAFEVHLLPLQPQPHFHLATDHEVREAAHLMKQTLVRLQKSIGATEFNYILHTAPFADDSSSGFCWHWEIYPRLSGIAGWELGQGSYVNPIYPEFAAETLVSV, via the coding sequence ATGACTGAGGACGTCTCAACTCCATCAGCCGAACATCATGAAGTTCGCTACGATCCGATCCACGGGTGGCCCGTGATTTTCGCCCCGCCGCGAGCAAAGCGACCGAATTCGATCCTTTCGCCAACGGCTCAATCGATTCCAGATTCCAATCCGTTTGCAGAACACAATGAGTATTTGACGACTCGCGAGAGTTACGCCGATCGTCAGCCCGACACAAAACCCAATACACCCGGTTGGCATGTTCGCATCATTCCCAATAAATATCCTGTACTCTCTGCGCCAGCAGGGGAACTCATTGACGAAGAATTGAGGACTCGGAATGAAGCGACAGGCTGCCATGAAGTGATTGTCGAGTCGCCTCACCCCGTTGCAAATGTTTGTGATTTGAGTGACGATCAGTTCCTGCGGATATTTCTCAGCTATCGGGCACGGCTCAAAGTGATTGCAAACGAGCAACGGTATGCTCATGTTACAATTTTTAAAAACCAGGGACGTGCAGCGGGGGCTTCTCAGCCTCATGTCCACTCGCAATTGATGGCGACCTCGTTTGTGCCACCGATGGTTTCAACTGAAGTGGAGTATTCCCGTCGCTATCAATTGCACATGGGATGCTCTTATTTTCAGGAGTTGATCAAGCAGGAGATTCAGCTCGGAACCCGGATCGTGTTGCAGACAGATGCCTTCTCTGTGTTTTGTCCGTATGCAAGCCGATTTGCATTCGAGGTGCATTTGCTGCCACTTCAACCGCAACCCCATTTTCATTTAGCGACAGATCATGAGGTCCGCGAAGCGGCTCATCTGATGAAACAGACTCTCGTTCGTTTGCAGAAATCGATCGGAGCCACTGAATTCAATTACATCCTGCATACGGCTCCATTCGCCGACGATTCCTCCAGCGGTTTTTGCTGGCATTGGGAAATCTACCCTCGCCTTTCGGGAATTGCAGGCTGGGAATTAGGTCAAGGGAGTTATGTGAATCCGATTTATCCCGAATTCGCTGCGGAGACTTTAGTGTCGGTTTGA
- a CDS encoding YHS domain-containing protein, giving the protein MSAIKKIMSSGATASLVLSFLLPVPNSFNALSCAEAGVRPKFSKPWLSNKPYNDSNEKVKSYPLPDFNDPDSQPIPSNEPYSAPAEQTRPATPPSSVMQELNHLYEKDGKKAPDLSPYAFETKRTETARTEAPISSQKIPTKPPSMFSRFISKLTGKSSSQNRNDPASYPEFSRENAAKLGIKLEEPQYVDSRNATAIEEVTVSNDLLLPPPPVSDVAPAPAVVSIPKTAPVKTAKSPAPAPAQATTTAQIDLLPPLPPPMPGKVSTPAEAVASKNTVSDLDLLLPPLPGSVNIPAMTASPETEKPILVQTPSLNEVDESAPQQLQVPAPKALDPQVVETEVMEPTPQQTARVEPMPLPVEKPVEVAVETPVREEPQVLESTEIAQVPELPEQPPLKGEMKSNLPLAPSASLVERKVDLPGRVTVSDEGWRSRDGQPQRPVIAAVPEVPAETTVSVEPNQLTIPDSARPAQISTAAAEPRSPQEKYQLIASRGDATGFKGFCPVVLRDTLELVDANPVFRTEYEDQLYYFSSEDALQKFEANPLQYVPAHGGVDIVQFIEHGLEQPGRLDFAVWYQERLFLFSSQSTLEIFRADPERFVD; this is encoded by the coding sequence ATGTCTGCAATCAAGAAGATCATGTCCAGCGGAGCCACTGCGAGCCTGGTTCTTTCCTTTTTATTACCCGTCCCGAATTCCTTCAATGCACTCTCTTGTGCAGAAGCTGGAGTCAGGCCAAAATTCAGTAAGCCGTGGCTTTCAAATAAACCGTACAACGATTCGAACGAGAAGGTCAAATCGTATCCGCTGCCGGATTTCAACGATCCTGATTCTCAACCGATTCCGTCAAACGAGCCTTACTCGGCTCCAGCCGAACAAACGCGTCCGGCGACTCCGCCTTCCAGCGTGATGCAGGAGTTGAATCATCTTTACGAAAAAGATGGTAAGAAAGCTCCCGATTTAAGCCCTTACGCATTTGAGACCAAGCGAACCGAAACGGCTCGAACCGAAGCACCGATTTCGTCGCAGAAGATCCCCACAAAGCCACCTTCGATGTTCTCGCGATTTATCTCCAAATTGACGGGGAAATCAAGTAGTCAGAACAGGAATGATCCTGCGAGTTATCCAGAATTTTCCCGCGAGAACGCGGCTAAGCTGGGCATCAAACTTGAAGAGCCGCAGTATGTTGATTCCAGAAATGCCACCGCGATCGAAGAGGTCACCGTATCTAACGACTTACTGCTCCCACCGCCACCGGTTTCTGATGTCGCGCCGGCTCCAGCCGTTGTGAGCATTCCGAAAACTGCTCCAGTGAAAACTGCGAAATCTCCTGCACCGGCACCGGCTCAGGCGACTACAACAGCTCAAATCGATTTGTTACCTCCGTTGCCACCACCAATGCCGGGTAAAGTTTCAACCCCAGCTGAAGCCGTGGCCTCAAAGAATACGGTTTCCGATCTGGATTTGCTCTTACCACCACTTCCAGGCTCGGTCAATATTCCGGCAATGACAGCCAGTCCAGAAACAGAGAAGCCCATATTGGTTCAGACTCCGTCTTTAAACGAAGTTGACGAGTCGGCTCCACAGCAATTGCAAGTTCCAGCTCCGAAAGCTCTCGATCCCCAAGTCGTTGAAACGGAAGTCATGGAGCCAACTCCGCAACAAACGGCTCGCGTTGAGCCGATGCCATTGCCGGTGGAAAAGCCCGTTGAAGTAGCCGTAGAAACCCCGGTTCGTGAAGAGCCCCAGGTTCTCGAATCGACTGAAATCGCTCAGGTTCCAGAATTGCCCGAACAACCTCCTTTAAAAGGAGAAATGAAGTCGAATCTGCCTTTGGCACCATCAGCCTCCCTCGTGGAACGGAAAGTCGACTTGCCCGGTCGAGTGACTGTTTCCGATGAAGGGTGGCGAAGTCGCGATGGACAACCGCAGCGTCCTGTGATTGCTGCAGTGCCTGAAGTCCCTGCAGAAACCACTGTGTCCGTAGAACCAAACCAGCTGACGATTCCCGACTCTGCTCGTCCTGCTCAAATTTCTACGGCTGCAGCCGAACCCCGCTCACCACAGGAGAAGTATCAACTGATCGCTTCCCGTGGCGATGCAACCGGCTTCAAAGGATTCTGTCCGGTTGTCCTTCGCGACACCCTCGAACTGGTCGACGCCAACCCCGTCTTCCGCACCGAGTACGAAGACCAACTCTACTACTTCTCGAGTGAAGACGCATTGCAGAAATTCGAAGCGAATCCTCTGCAGTATGTCCCCGCTCACGGAGGCGTCGACATCGTCCAGTTCATCGAACACGGCCTCGAACAACCCGGCCGCCTCGACTTCGCCGTCTGGTACCAGGAAAGACTCTTCCTCTTCTCCAGCCAGTCAACACTGGAAATCTTTAGAGCCGACCCAGAACGATTTGTGGATTGA
- a CDS encoding toll/interleukin-1 receptor domain-containing protein produces the protein MGYSVGSNAGHGLGQKFSKGAIIGLKGPLKDFGKEKYSVSSHVERLFLFSSGSGRDALSDFVTNLCHEYLLKFTQNFTKKYLTSEQAQLFHIRRVRFDYNLGRWIDDKFYLPKHQFQHILLTPKNLLTQSVPWINRPELFERFGDMLISMEDQHLRNSVNEFLRQKLSPPPNHPVNKQFTPTKKDVKYAYELAIENWPDLANYYIMIKEDNGEEAKELSKMKVTRAGDLFRDRILLFVSRHLHDLGFYETEVTNIQKLMNVFSKAISVGGRELFIKDGHLIDGLNAEDVKLVCTLAWWGDGNKKRSIPQFKFVYDHRSLMNLESTIVDNKKEAAIVITTDRPRKSTTDYFLKQREITNWNVVSITGNPAEETNVESVFISYTKADEIWAKWIGEVLVQAGYQVTVQYKDFLPGSNFVNKMDFAIKNTDRTIAVLSREYLNSECAAAEWQAAFIDDPLSESRKLVPLRIEKVKVKGLLGSIVYADLFGLSEESATAMLLGALGGENRPTSLLVNEKFPGSDSGNNLYQEYLEHVPKHIEKNETVESPQQRMIVADRIMKLSTSQLNMLVFGLNPPENEIPPLNASAKDRASALIAWIAGANVKFEMLQSLISTLEN, from the coding sequence TTGGGTTATTCTGTTGGAAGTAACGCAGGTCACGGATTAGGACAGAAGTTTTCCAAAGGTGCAATTATTGGGCTTAAAGGTCCATTAAAAGATTTTGGTAAAGAAAAATACTCAGTCAGCAGTCACGTAGAACGCCTTTTTTTATTTTCCAGTGGATCCGGAAGAGACGCTTTAAGCGATTTTGTCACAAATCTCTGTCATGAATACTTATTGAAATTCACTCAAAATTTCACAAAGAAATATCTCACTTCTGAACAGGCACAGTTATTTCATATTCGCAGAGTAAGATTTGACTACAATTTGGGTCGCTGGATAGATGATAAGTTCTATTTACCAAAACATCAGTTTCAACACATACTGCTTACTCCCAAAAACCTTCTTACCCAATCAGTTCCTTGGATAAACCGTCCAGAACTATTTGAAAGATTTGGCGACATGCTCATTTCAATGGAGGATCAACATTTACGAAATAGTGTAAATGAATTTCTAAGGCAAAAATTATCTCCTCCTCCAAACCATCCAGTAAATAAGCAATTCACTCCTACTAAAAAAGATGTAAAATATGCATATGAGCTAGCAATCGAAAATTGGCCAGATTTAGCTAACTACTACATAATGATTAAAGAGGATAATGGAGAAGAAGCAAAAGAGCTTAGTAAAATGAAAGTAACAAGAGCAGGTGATCTTTTTCGAGACAGAATTCTGCTATTTGTTTCGAGACATTTGCATGATCTTGGTTTTTATGAAACTGAAGTCACCAACATACAAAAATTAATGAACGTATTTTCAAAAGCAATATCAGTGGGCGGAAGAGAGTTATTTATTAAAGATGGACATCTAATTGATGGTTTAAATGCTGAAGATGTTAAGTTGGTGTGTACTCTTGCTTGGTGGGGGGATGGGAACAAAAAAAGATCGATTCCTCAATTCAAGTTTGTTTATGATCACAGGTCACTCATGAACCTGGAGTCAACTATAGTTGACAACAAGAAAGAGGCAGCTATAGTGATTACTACTGATCGCCCCAGAAAATCTACAACTGATTATTTTCTAAAACAACGAGAAATTACCAATTGGAATGTGGTATCAATTACAGGCAATCCTGCAGAGGAGACTAACGTGGAATCTGTGTTTATTAGCTATACAAAAGCAGATGAAATTTGGGCAAAATGGATCGGAGAAGTTCTTGTGCAGGCAGGTTATCAAGTGACCGTCCAGTATAAGGACTTTCTGCCAGGATCAAATTTCGTGAATAAAATGGATTTTGCAATCAAAAACACTGATCGTACGATTGCTGTTCTTTCAAGAGAGTATTTGAATTCTGAATGCGCTGCAGCAGAATGGCAGGCCGCGTTTATAGATGATCCTCTTAGTGAAAGTCGAAAATTGGTCCCATTAAGAATTGAGAAAGTGAAAGTGAAAGGTCTCCTTGGATCAATTGTCTACGCAGATCTATTCGGATTGTCTGAAGAGTCTGCAACAGCTATGTTACTGGGTGCACTAGGTGGTGAGAACAGACCTACATCTTTACTTGTAAATGAGAAATTTCCAGGGAGTGATTCGGGCAATAATTTGTATCAAGAATATTTGGAGCATGTTCCCAAACATATTGAGAAAAATGAAACAGTGGAGAGTCCCCAACAGCGAATGATTGTTGCTGATAGAATTATGAAGTTATCAACAAGTCAGCTGAACATGCTTGTTTTTGGACTGAATCCTCCTGAGAACGAAATACCACCTTTAAATGCCTCTGCAAAAGATCGAGCTTCCGCATTAATAGCTTGGATCGCAGGTGCAAATGTAAAGTTTGAAATGCTTCAAAGCTTAATTTCAACCTTAGAGAATTAG